The following DNA comes from Lates calcarifer isolate ASB-BC8 linkage group LG2, TLL_Latcal_v3, whole genome shotgun sequence.
TTCTGACATATGATCTGAATGACTGTCAGCAAGAGCACTGTAACACGACTCTCAGGAGATCTTTAAGcttacagctttgttttaacTGTGCAGAACACACAAATTATTACAATATAtctaatgaatgaaaacaacacatgagCCTAGTTGTTTGTCATAAAGGCACATCAATGTAGGAACAGGACCCTCTGATAATGTAATATGACTATGCCACATTAACAGAACCTTTTACTCTGCACTAATGTCTTTAGATATTTGTATTATATGTTTAATGTTGGAAACTGGATATAAATGGACTATTTAATTGGGGAGTAATGTTAATCTACAGTctttgtatacagtatgtattctgTCCAGTTTGTTAGAAGTCTCTCTAATGTTTCTGGAAATACATTCAGaatagcagtgtttttaaatgatcttcTGGGCTTTTTTGGCAGGGTAGCCAAACAGCTCCAGGGATGGCAGTCTTGGCCTGTCAGATGGTTGGTCAGAAGACTGCTTGGgttcagactaaaatatctcaaccccaactgaatggattgccatgcaATTTTGTGGATACATATGTGGTCCCAAGAGGACGATTCCTAAAGATTTAagtgatcccctgacctttcTTATAacaccaccatcaggtcaaagcTTTCCCTTATCCTCTTATATATCTCAGAATCTACACAATGGATTGGCCAAAACctctgtacagacattcatggttcccacaGAATGAACCCTAACAATTTTGGTGGTACCATAagttttcatctagtgccacaATCAGCTCAGACTTTTAACTTGTCCAATATTTTGGTTGAGTAACAAATATCTCCAAAACTACTGAGATTCCcattagcctcagctgtactttgcaTTACTTGttatttagcaaatgttagcatgataTGCATTACACCTGTTaagcattagcatgttagcattgttattgtgaacatgttagcaatCTGAAATTACCATTTAGCATGAAGCATCACTGTGCCAGAGAagagtctcacagagctgctagcataacTGCAGACCCATCTCGTTCAAAGATTCTGGGATATTTAATCTTTAGAAAACTGGACCCTTTGCTCTGTGACTGAAATGTAGTGATAATAAAATAAGAGGCACAATCTGGAGCCAGCTAAATGTCTGATTATTTAACTTCCATAAAACTAAGTgcacttctgcatttttaacCTGTACcctatttctttaaattttgcCAAATCATCATTAAAAGCCATTCTGTTTTGGTTACTAGCAGTTAATTTTACACACCATTGAGACAAGAATCACCTGGATTACCctgatacaaaaataaaaagtctgtATCTGATGATGAAGAGTCACCTCTCCTCTATTATTCTAAAAATGATCTGTGGACCTTTAAGCTCAATTAACATCAGATATCCTGCCACTGCAGTAAAAAGTGATATCTTGGTTTTAGTAGTGAGTGGatggtgtttctctgttgtcaATTTGTCACTGATAAGAAGAATTGTCAAATTTGTGGCTAACTGTGTCAGTCCCATGGGAAAAAACATCTACTACTGCAAATGTTCAGATCGTGTATGTATGACTTCAGAGTGCAATATCTGTTCATATCAATATCAATAGGAAGTCTCAAAAGATGAAGGTATACAGCACCCTTCATTAATTACATGTGGTTCCTCTAAGATCACATAAGGTCTTATTGGTTGAAGACCACTTAAAGTGTTTGGTCAAAAATATCCCACTTAGTAAAGCCCTGTTTATCCATCTACTGATCAGAGATAATAAACCATGTTGAAACAGTAGGTTTGTCTGTGGAGTCCTCCCTTCAGAGGTTTATTTAGGCCTTACAGTGTGGACCCCATCCCATAATCCTCCTGCAGACACACCTGTAGAGGAGGGTATAAAGACCCTGGCCTGCACTCAGACAAACATCAGGCTTCAAGGAGTCTCTCCACAGCAGCTCCCCACAGAAGCACCATAGCCTCCAGACTGACCCTGAAGATGACTCTCTCtgccagcctgctgctgctgctcctgctcggCCTCTCTCAGGCTCATCCTCTCCAGGAGGAAGGAGTCGAAGAAGACACCGTCGACATCACCACAAGGATTCTTACTTCCAACAATGCCACCAATGAGATCCTGCTGGAAGGAGATCTGCTAGCTCCCAGAACCAGAAACGCCATGATGTGCTGGTCCCAGAGCTGCCTGTGGAAAAAAGCCTCTAATGGATATGTGATGATCCCCTTCACCATGAGCAATGAGTTCACCGGCTGGGAGAAGCAGAAGATCGACAATGCCATGAAGTCCTTCCACAGCAGTACCTGCATCCGCTTCGTCCCCCGTCAGAACGAGTACGACTACATCAGCATCGAGAACAGAGGCggatgtttctctgctctgggcagagagggaggcagacaggTGCTGTCTCTCAACAGACAGGGCTGCCTCTACCACGGCATCATCCAGCACGAGATCAACCACGCTCTGGGCTTCCAGCACGAGCAGACCAGGAGTGACCGCGACTACTACGTCAAGATCAACTGGGAGAACATCGACCCACAGATGGCCTACAACTTCTACAGGCAGTCTACCAACAACCTCAACACTCCCTACGACTACTCCTCCATCATGCACTATGGAAGAACAGCCTTCTCCATCCAGTACGGAATGGAAACCATCACCCCCATCCCAGATCCCAACGTCCAGATCGGCCAGAGGCAGGGCATGTCCTACTGGGACATCAGGAGGATCAACACACTCTACGGCTGCTAACTACAATGCTGATGCCAAATGTCACAAATTCACaccatgtttatgtttgattttctgGAATTAATTAAGAGCAGAAGCACAACAGATTATATGACCTCCAACATATCTAGGGTGTCTGTAATAAAGGTGAAGCAACATGACTGATGTTGTGTCAGTTTTTATCTATCAGTGTTTGTACCTGCAAAAGTTTTACAAAAGCACACATTAGCACAAACATGCAGTCACGTGCAGTGTGATGAATGGCTCTATAATTCTTGAATATCTGCAAAACACTGGAAGTAGGAATATGATATATCTTGTATGTGCAGTACACTGAACCACTTCTGACATATGATCTGAATGACTGTC
Coding sequences within:
- the LOC108897666 gene encoding high choriolytic enzyme 1-like, whose amino-acid sequence is MTLSASLLLLLLLGLSQAHPLQEEGVEEDTVDITTRILTSNNATNEILLEGDLLAPRTRNAMMCWSQSCLWKKASNGYVMIPFTMSNEFTGWEKQKIDNAMKSFHSSTCIRFVPRQNEYDYISIENRGGCFSALGREGGRQVLSLNRQGCLYHGIIQHEINHALGFQHEQTRSDRDYYVKINWENIDPQMAYNFYRQSTNNLNTPYDYSSIMHYGRTAFSIQYGMETITPIPDPNVQIGQRQGMSYWDIRRINTLYGC